A region of Ascaphus truei isolate aAscTru1 unplaced genomic scaffold, aAscTru1.hap1 HAP1_SCAFFOLD_1085, whole genome shotgun sequence DNA encodes the following proteins:
- the LOC142475182 gene encoding three-finger toxin MALT0058C-like: protein MKATILITIGLFLVLSCQFGHTLMCYKCDNFACKVLRNETCSLGLDSCYTKIIGSGLIKITQRGCTIRKLCPILFGSTSCCYSDLCNSNTPTTASPAATTTAPPATTTTAPPATPNPAPPANTTVKPHTTKLKTTPVRC, encoded by the exons atgAAGGCAACCATTTTGATAACAATTGGACTTTTTCTCGTTCTCAGCTGCCAATTTG GTCATACATTGATGTGCTATAAATGTGACAATTTTGCCTGCAAAGTGCTCCGCAACGAGACCTGCAGCCTGGGGCTGGATTCCTGCTATACAAAGATTATTGGCAGTG GTTTAATAAAGATAACGCAGAGAGGCTGCACCATCCGAAAACTCTGCCCCATCCTGTTTGGGAGTACCTCCTGCTGCTACTCCGACCTCTGCAACTCTAATACCCCCACCACGGCATCCCCGGCAGCCACCACCACGGCACCCCCGGCAACCACCACCACGGCACCCCCGGCAACCCCCAACCCGGCACCCCCGGCTAACACCACAGTGAAGCCCCATACAACAAAGCTAAAGACCACCCCCGTGAGGTGCTAA